Within Bacillus sp. Marseille-Q1617, the genomic segment GTTTATAAATATCATTCAGATGACGTAAGATCTTTTCTTCGCTGGACAAAGCATTCTCCTCCTATAGAAGATTGAGGGGTCAATTATTGACACGTCAATTAATATAATGCACCTTGGTTTCGAAGTCAAAACATCCGATTCGCCTCTTACTCACTGACGGACAATTGATGAAAAAGAAAACACCCTGAATCCTTATGGATCCGGGTGTTTTTACGTTTTTAGTCATTCGTTTTCTCCAGAAATCACCAATACATCTTCGCCTTCGGATATCGTTTTCTCAATATGCTGCTCTCCCCATGAACAGAGCATCTGCAGGGCGGGAGCCAGAGAGGTGCCGTAATCAGTCAGTTCATATTCCACTTTCGGCGGCACCTGATTATAGATGATCCGGTTTAGGACGCCATCTGCTTCGAGCTCCCTCAGCTGCTGGGTGAGCATTTTCTGGGTGATGTTCGGCATCATCCGTTTCAGCTGGCTGGTGCGAAGCGTGCCGTTATCAATCAGGTGGCAAAGGATGACGACCTTCCATTTCCCGCCGATGACTTCAAGTGCCGCTTCCACAGGGATATTGTACTTCTTCATTGGTATACCTCCTCTAAGTATCTTTTCTTACTGTATAGCTTGTTCCTTATGATAGTGTTCATGAGATTATTTACAGATGAATATAACACAGCCGATCATCCTTTCCTAATGGGCGGATTGCCGGCTTATGGTTACTTCCGGGTGCGTATTGCACTTTAAAGTGCGTACTTCTCAAGCTTTCCGGAAGGGTGCATAATCGACCCTGTACCTTGATGGTACGACAAATTTCAGGACCATTCCATACGGTACTTGCAGGTGCCTATGGAACTTCACGGTACCTACAGCACTTTAAAGTGCGTAATTCCAATTTGGAACCATACGCCTCATAATGTTGGATATGCGGGAAAGCGAAAGGCGCCTTCGGGAGTACCGGGTGTTTAGTATGTAAAAGCTGGGTTTCGCCCCAATAAAATGAATTTAATCTATAAGGAGGAATTCTCTCATGAGTTCTCATGCACATACAATCAATCACTCAAAATCAAAAGGAGGGACGCCGGCATTATTGGCGCTGGCGATCTCCGCGTTTGGAATCGGGACGACGGAATTTGTCCCGGTTGGATTATTATCATCCATTGCAGATGATTTATCGATTTCGATCACACTTGCCGGATTATTGATTTCCGGATATGCAGTCGGAGTGGCGATCGGTGCCCCGATCCTTACTGCTTTGACAAGTAAAATGAGCCGGAAGACGCTGCTCATGTCCCTGATGATTTTATTTATCGCAGGGAACTCTGTTTCTGCGTTGTCATCGAGCTTCGGGCTGCTTCTTGCCGCCCGGTTCATCACGGCCTTTTCACATGGTATCTTCTTTTCAATCGGTTCGACGATTGCCGCGGATTTAGTGCCTGCCAATAAACGGGCGAGTGCGATCGCATTCATGTTTACCGGTCTGACCGTCGCGACCGTTACAGGTGTCCCGCTTGGAACGTTCATCGGGCAGGCGTTTGGCTGGAGAGCGACGTTCTGGGGAGTGGCCCTGCTCGGAATCATCGGCATCATAGCCAGCTCCATTCTTGTACCGAAAGACTTAAAAGAAGCACCACCTGCGAAATTCAGTGAACAGCTGAAGATTTTACGTAATGGAAAGTTACTATTGGCGTTTACCATCACAGCACTTGGATATGGCGGGACATTCGTGGCATTTACGTATCTGACTCCGCTATTGGAAAATGTCACAGGATTCAGTTCAAAATGGGTAAGCATCATCCTGCTTGTCTATGGAATCGCAGTTGCGATCGGTAACGTGGTCGGAGGGAAAGCTTCGGATAAAAATCCTCTTAAGGCATTATTCTGGATGTTCATCCTGCAGGCGGTCATTCTCGTTGCATTGACGTTTGCGGCACCATTCAAGACTGCCGGATTGATCGCAATCTTCCTGATGGGATTGTTTGCTTTCATGAATGTTCCGGGGCTCCAGGTCCTTGTCGTGAATCTGGCGGAAAAATACGTGCCATCAGCCGTTAATGTGGCATCCGCACTGAATATCGCGGCCTTCAACGTCGGGATTGCCATCGGATCCTTTGTCGGCGGCATCATCGTGGATGGCATCGGACTGATTCATACACCTTGGATCGGTGCTCTGATGGTCGGTGGAGCCGTGTTGCTGACGGCTTGGCTGCGCCGGTTGGAGCGGTTTTCAGCTTAAACAAATCTATTATTCTGCAAATCGCCCCGTGAATGGCACGGGGCGATTTTTATATCCTTGGAAATGTTCTACTGGTGAGCAGTGATTATGGTAAAATTAGGATAAATAAGTATGGCTGTCTTTTAGGATGAGTCTTTGTTGTGGGAATTTTTTTAAATCAATGGAAATGACAACAGGAAGGAACTGTGAATCTACTAAAATAGAATTCGGAATGGGGGAGCAGGATGGAACGTTTAGTCATCATGACCGTCGGCAAGACACACAGCGGAAAGTCGACATTCGCAACGAAATTAGAAAAACAACTGGAGAACGCCGTTGTGGTCGATCAGGACCGCCATGCAGAGTTCATCAACACATATTATAGTAAGTTATTGGCAAAAGAGGGCCCGAACACGATCAAATATGCCGTTACGAAGACGATTGTCGATCATGCAATCGAAGAAACCGGCTGCCATCTCATCATCTGTAATTCCAACCGAAGCAGGAGCGGGCGGCAGGATTTGCTTGATTATTTTCACAATAAGGGGTTCACGAGTATCCTGGTCAATTTCGATTTGCCCGACCGTGTTCTGAAGGAACGTATTGCAGCTAGTTCAAGAAGTAAAAAAATTTTCAGGAGTGCTGCTACTTTTGAAGAAGTGCTTGCGCGGCAGAATGCAGAGTCGGACAAAAATGGTGTGACCTCTCCGGTGGAAGGGGAAGCCGATTATTTATTTGTCATAAGGGATACGAATGATGTTAGTGGAGTGATCCAAGA encodes:
- a CDS encoding MFS transporter; the encoded protein is MSSHAHTINHSKSKGGTPALLALAISAFGIGTTEFVPVGLLSSIADDLSISITLAGLLISGYAVGVAIGAPILTALTSKMSRKTLLMSLMILFIAGNSVSALSSSFGLLLAARFITAFSHGIFFSIGSTIAADLVPANKRASAIAFMFTGLTVATVTGVPLGTFIGQAFGWRATFWGVALLGIIGIIASSILVPKDLKEAPPAKFSEQLKILRNGKLLLAFTITALGYGGTFVAFTYLTPLLENVTGFSSKWVSIILLVYGIAVAIGNVVGGKASDKNPLKALFWMFILQAVILVALTFAAPFKTAGLIAIFLMGLFAFMNVPGLQVLVVNLAEKYVPSAVNVASALNIAAFNVGIAIGSFVGGIIVDGIGLIHTPWIGALMVGGAVLLTAWLRRLERFSA
- a CDS encoding ATP-binding protein, whose protein sequence is MERLVIMTVGKTHSGKSTFATKLEKQLENAVVVDQDRHAEFINTYYSKLLAKEGPNTIKYAVTKTIVDHAIEETGCHLIICNSNRSRSGRQDLLDYFHNKGFTSILVNFDLPDRVLKERIAASSRSKKIFRSAATFEEVLARQNAESDKNGVTSPVEGEADYLFVIRDTNDVSGVIQEIGRISSSKRGGDL
- a CDS encoding helix-turn-helix domain-containing protein translates to MKKYNIPVEAALEVIGGKWKVVILCHLIDNGTLRTSQLKRMMPNITQKMLTQQLRELEADGVLNRIIYNQVPPKVEYELTDYGTSLAPALQMLCSWGEQHIEKTISEGEDVLVISGENE